Within Topomyia yanbarensis strain Yona2022 chromosome 2, ASM3024719v1, whole genome shotgun sequence, the genomic segment GCCCGGGCGACAAACGGGAGTTTTGCAATTGCTGAGCTAAAGTCCACAGCTGGAACAGCCCAACGGTGTTGGCCTGCTGTTTCCTCTCGCTCTCCGCTATTTTCTGTCGGCCTTCTTCCTGTAGTTTTTCGATTTCCTGAATAATTATTGCCAGTTGTTCTTGGATCTTCTGGTACAACACCTGTACCGGTGAGCATATTTTGGGTTCTACGGGACCAGAAACGGGAACAACTGGCTGCGGTACTGCCAGGATTCTGGGTTCAGGAGACGTTATCCAGTTTTCACTTACCGGAGACTTGGAAGCATCAGAATTTGGCATTGGTGTCGGAGGATTCAAGATGAATGCTTCACTTAGCTCAACCTTATCTCCTGTTGGTGTGTCCTCGGCGTGCTCGTCAAGAATCTGACCATTAGCGAGTATCAGCAGTAAGCACAGACAAAAACTGCTCAACCATACAcctgagaaagacaaaaaattgACATTATTAGAACGACAAACTTAACACCCCATTGGGACGAATGATTTACCTTTCATTGTTGATAGAAAAAAATGGTTGTTTTTGAAAGTATATGTAAACTAAACCGAATCGTACGGTTCGCAGTTTTTATATAGCACTCGAACAAGGGCCGCCGTTTGAATCACCGATCACATTCCGAACGTGCCATTCCTGCGATGACTTTACGGTGCACTGCATTCACGGAAGTTCACTGGAAGAAGCCACATGCTAAAACGGGTATAGATGCTTGTTTCAATCTCAACTATTTCAACAATCGAAGGAATTTGTTAGTTTTCTACAGAGTCACACAGTTTGCACCGTGATTGCTTGCTACATCGTGGAAACGTTATTTACTCTTAGTTAACAGAAATGTGCACACACTCTTGGAGGgtagttatttaaaaaattactagtGATTTTAACGAGAAACTTCTGAAGAGGAGAGCGGGGTTAGTCGGCGGTGcaatgaatttttattttatatcaatTGTAAATAATTCGTGGAAAATTGACATTTTTAGATTGTAATGACCATGTAATAGTAACTTGTGCACGGTCGTCGGTATGTTGTAACAAACATACTCGATCATTACCACGAACTCCCTCGACTGCCTCGAAATATTGATTAGTTTCAAAAACTATTATTGGTCATAGATGCGTTTCATCTTCTGTTATTATTTTATTGGAAACATATCTAAACATATTTATTGTGCGATTTTTCAACATACTAAGTaacagggttaccaaaaatacagaataatctgtatttatacaggTTTTTCAGCAAGTTTAAGACCAAGaatttgtatgtgcagatatacagatttttgcgtgtatgtacagatatacagatttttgagaagtgATGTTACAAAACCTatttcagaaatattttttttagtttcagtaatacttcctctCTCCTCACGCTatattaggctgtgcacgctgacCAAATCGacttaaaaataacttttattgtgagccgtgtttacaaacattgcttcacagtttaatggcagtgttACATTACGGCTCACAGCAAAAGTCATtatttatgtcgacttcgtctgcgtgcacagtctaattaaaatatattttcacttttggtcgctcattctgaaaggtaaaggtttgtaatgcactcaggttagcacccagcacacgtctggctgaagtctacttccagaaacgttaattgtaatgctctgtgactttgttaattctcaattttttgtccgaaaattagacagctacattggtcgacttaatgtatataacattatatatcaacaaaagtcattaaatgaagaagaaaattgtttttccattgtgcacatcggtagagttcaagtttctggatgcAAAATATCAGAATGATTTTTAgcgttttttaaagaaaatgtaaacaggtccttgtttgactgatttaaaccacaGGAATTAACATCTTCAatagataatccagcaaaaggttaaacgactcaactgattcgatacaggTATCGCCACAGATTTTTCAaagagtaaatacagatgaaaagattttttaggacaaactaCAGATTTCATTTTGGCAATCCTGCTAAGTAAAATGCATAATAGATTTCTTGATGCGGTCGGATACTGTACCCTAGATCGTATCGTGTAACTCGTCAGGGTAAAAATTTAGCACTGAGTGGAAATTACAATTTTTTGGGTAAACACTctgtagagtgtatttgtttacgtaaaattatgctcacagctggtcggtaccgttcacatttagttgtaaatttgtGTACAtcttcgcgtttgtgaacggtttttctcgtgcagataggttagataattttgttttatttttcgtgATTAAGTAACATAGGGATTAGATAGGTCATCGCTTTCCTTTTACTGGAAAATGTGTGCTGATAATACTGCGCATCGGCGATGACAGATGTGATTAGGCTGGTATGTGTTTGCTTTAGTGGAGTGCAGAAGGCGGCCATTGTACACTTTTAGTTAGTGACAGACCACAGTAAAGACAAGACGTCCTCGATAAGCCGTTCCAGGACAGTTAACAGCCACAACAGCAATTGTGCGAAGTGCACGTGTGACGGAAGAGATCCGTTGgatagtgccggcccgtggtttggGCACTCATAGTGTTTGTAGTGcgggatcgccgtcgggggaaacTAATTATAAAGGAGTTTTCGTTTCCCTAGCTAACCGTAAAGGATCCGAAGCACCCGCCCCTCTCGCTGTAGAGGATAAGTCGCCTTGTTCTCCTCTACAGCTAAAAGTCAAGGAGAGGGAAGCAGGCAGAGCAACGGCTTCGCCTGAGAAGAACACTGAGGTGTCTTCCGGAATTCTCTGCGGGGAGCAAACAATCCGATGATTCGTCACCactgtcgctagggaggttccgacGAAGGaacaaagctcacctccctggctaattgttaaggaccgctACCGAAGCAGCCGACGaccaaaggagaacgcggccttTGTTGTCCCGTTCGGTCCGACGAAACTGTCGCCTTCTCGCCAACAGCAGAAGATCGCCGAGCAGCGTGAATCAAAGGAGATTTGGAGAATATAAAAATCAGTGAATTTagttaattttgtttatttacataCGAAAACCCGAAATTTCGGTAGGAGcgcctaggccgccctgacaaAAGGGTCTGTCGGGTAAATAAGAGCCCGATTATGTAGTGGGTAAACCGCCACTTATAATCAAAGCAACTTATTGCAGTTTAATCGCAATACATCCTTGCTTCTCTTGGTATTTTATCAAACCTCTGACGAAAAATAGTTACTGATCAAGGTTGGCACAAAACGGCGCGAGACACTACGATATTGCGAGAGAGAAGAAGTTTCCTAGAATATGCAACTAATGGCGTTCTTTTCCAATTTTTCCTACCTTAGTAAATGTTATGATGAATATTCAAGATTATATGTTAAGACAGcattctttataaaaaaaataaaataaaaaggttTTTTGTGAAGATTATGTTTTAAATTCATTTATGAGTGAGGAATGTTAAATGAGCTCGAAAACTGAAAATACCTCATTTCTAATCAGATCTTAACATCCAAAACGACGCTTTTTACCAGCCTCTTCACTTCTACCGGATCACTTGATGAAAGATACTCTTTCGCTGAGAAATAAATCAAACTTTTATGCAAAAGCAAACCACAATCACAACAATACAGGATTAACATGAAAAGGTCCGTAAAGATTGCTGTTGAAACTGAAAACTGGATATTAGCAAGAAGTCTCCCAATCAGGAGAACAAAAGATTTAATCAATCCGGAGAAGGCGCAGCTTGAATGTGAAGTCTACTAAATGTGGCAACGAAACCGGGACCGTAGTATTTGAGTGCTTTCGAAGAAATCGCAATTTTCAAATCCAGCAATGGAGTTTTGTAATCCATCTAGCTGAGGGATCTCCAGGTGAAATATATCCAGAATATTGCCTATTACCGTCGTGCGAGGCTTCTTTTCTATTTTGACGAATTATAACTCCTTTAATgatcgatggatttgtatcatatcagcacagacttatcgtcatcgtgtatgtattgtttatgccaaatatgagcagaattggttcacaaataaaaaagttgttcatatagcgttttaaaatattatatgGACTAGCTGGaggctactttgcacacttacT encodes:
- the LOC131678460 gene encoding uncharacterized protein LOC131678460, encoding MKGVWLSSFCLCLLLILANGQILDEHAEDTPTGDKVELSEAFILNPPTPMPNSDASKSPVSENWITSPEPRILAVPQPVVPVSGPVEPKICSPVQVLYQKIQEQLAIIIQEIEKLQEEGRQKIAESERKQQANTVGLFQLWTLAQQLQNSRLSPGQSMQPPMGANMGNVP